A single window of Caldicellulosiruptor bescii DSM 6725 DNA harbors:
- the istB gene encoding IS21-like element ISCbe3 family helper ATPase IstB translates to MSNYVKLLNNLEELGLHNIKNNLDKYLDLVASGEKSMTDALYELSNLEIKAKEERAILGCVRVANFPFIKGIEDFDFSFQPSINKQQIMDLMSLRFLEGNENILFVGTPGVGKTHLATAIGIECAKRRYSTYFIHFQELIAQLKKVLLENRLEYRLKHFSKYKVLIIDEIGYLPIDNDGANLFFQLISSRYEKSSTIITTNVVFSEWGEIFGGATIANAILDRLLHHSYVIFIKGPSYRLQSKTAYFSNTNQQS, encoded by the coding sequence ATGAGCAACTATGTGAAACTACTTAACAACTTAGAAGAGTTAGGTCTTCACAACATAAAGAATAACCTTGACAAATACTTAGATTTAGTGGCAAGCGGAGAAAAAAGTATGACAGATGCATTATATGAACTTAGTAATTTAGAGATAAAAGCCAAAGAAGAAAGGGCGATATTAGGATGTGTGAGGGTGGCAAATTTCCCATTTATAAAAGGTATAGAAGATTTTGATTTTTCATTTCAGCCAAGTATAAACAAGCAACAGATAATGGACTTAATGAGTTTGAGATTTTTAGAGGGTAATGAAAATATACTATTTGTCGGAACACCAGGGGTAGGGAAAACGCATCTAGCCACAGCAATAGGTATAGAGTGTGCAAAACGAAGGTATTCAACATATTTTATACATTTTCAAGAGTTAATAGCCCAGCTAAAGAAAGTATTATTGGAGAACAGATTAGAGTACAGACTTAAGCATTTTTCGAAATACAAAGTTTTAATAATAGATGAGATAGGTTATTTGCCAATAGACAATGATGGAGCAAATTTATTTTTCCAGCTAATATCGAGCAGATATGAGAAGAGCAGTACAATAATAACAACTAATGTTGTATTCTCAGAATGGGGAGAGATATTTGGTGGAGCGACAATAGCAAATGCAATTTTAGATAGGCTACTGCATCATTCTTACGTGATTTTCATAAAAGGTCCTTCATACAGATTGCAGTCAAAAACAGCATATTTTAGCAATACAAACCAGCAAAGTTAA
- a CDS encoding RAMP superfamily CRISPR-associated protein, producing the protein MNSIKIFLKTLSYTLVGCGESKGMVDNDIVYDSLGLPYIPSRRIKGLFKESATEVCEMLGISIELVDSLFGRDGFNPAKIYIDNLYVTNYKEIKREIEKLKEEEYYKHFLYPEKIISCYTVERYQTAIDAENGTAKENSLRTSRVLKPNIEFEGAIFELKPLSEKEKALLYLASINLRRIGTLRNRGFGQVRCWIEGIDFKNVVEAIEKLKCEEESFSEVNKSIKEFKCTGTEDRTLAKLVYTIKTLSPIVIASPRGEQNTVYTKTYIPALTVKGLIVNQFIRLMDLGENAHQNDYFYKMFLKGEIIFTPAYPAKENRIFEPIPLCLQPEKGSEPDVLYNLFDPTNESRNTKPMKKFWYFTEDKVDNGNCVYELYEPETIFYFHNSRDRQKGHSVGEGIFYYEAIDSEQEFKGEIVGPRNYLLQLKELIGSFEGFIGRSKTAQYGLVKFDFGEIKDIETQEDIDDEYIIYALSPIIVYNCYGFTEPSERVLKSYLAKILECKEEDIEIMSSAAKVERLENFVGVWKMKSSSEIAYAAGSCFRIKLRCQIRDFKDKINEILINGIGEKTQNGYGRVKIYFDLAKKYQKRDSKEEHKEKVIINKSVNLIEDIVKSDLFMWAKIKGFEKAREFDKKKEISSHLIGRLENLLSDSKNLDTWKKGLSKFSDKQAGKKLKKVRLWDELFDENSKVDITVKLYNSLAEERDFNKYFHKSIFGNLKWNIEQDTDFLWEFFKAYWLSFLRYLRLFKKREEEVNVQN; encoded by the coding sequence ATGAATAGTATAAAAATTTTTCTAAAAACTTTGTCATATACTTTAGTTGGTTGTGGGGAAAGCAAAGGAATGGTAGACAACGATATAGTTTACGATAGTTTAGGTCTTCCTTATATACCCTCAAGGCGCATAAAAGGGCTTTTCAAAGAAAGCGCTACAGAAGTGTGTGAAATGCTGGGAATATCAATTGAGTTGGTGGATTCTTTATTTGGTAGAGATGGCTTTAACCCTGCCAAAATTTATATAGACAACTTATATGTGACTAATTATAAGGAGATAAAAAGGGAAATTGAAAAACTCAAGGAAGAAGAATATTATAAACATTTTCTTTATCCAGAGAAAATAATTTCTTGTTATACAGTTGAGCGCTACCAAACAGCAATTGATGCTGAAAATGGAACAGCAAAAGAAAATTCTTTAAGAACATCAAGAGTTTTGAAGCCGAACATAGAATTTGAAGGTGCAATATTTGAATTAAAACCTCTTTCAGAAAAAGAAAAAGCTTTGCTTTATCTTGCTTCTATAAATTTGAGAAGAATTGGCACGTTAAGAAACAGAGGGTTTGGTCAAGTAAGATGTTGGATAGAAGGTATTGATTTCAAAAATGTTGTTGAAGCAATAGAAAAGTTAAAATGTGAAGAAGAGAGTTTTTCAGAGGTAAATAAGTCAATAAAAGAATTCAAGTGTACGGGGACAGAGGATAGAACATTAGCAAAGCTTGTCTATACAATAAAGACATTGTCACCAATAGTGATAGCAAGTCCAAGAGGGGAACAAAACACTGTCTACACTAAAACATACATCCCGGCTCTCACTGTTAAGGGATTAATAGTTAATCAATTTATAAGACTTATGGATTTGGGAGAAAATGCCCATCAAAATGATTATTTTTACAAGATGTTTCTAAAAGGAGAAATAATTTTTACTCCAGCTTATCCTGCTAAAGAGAATAGAATATTTGAACCAATTCCACTTTGTCTTCAACCTGAAAAAGGGAGCGAACCTGATGTTTTGTATAATCTATTTGACCCTACAAATGAATCAAGAAATACCAAACCAATGAAAAAATTTTGGTACTTTACAGAAGATAAAGTAGATAATGGAAATTGTGTATATGAGTTGTATGAACCAGAGACAATTTTCTATTTTCACAATTCAAGGGATAGACAAAAAGGACATAGTGTAGGTGAGGGTATTTTCTATTATGAAGCAATAGATTCTGAGCAAGAATTCAAAGGTGAGATAGTAGGACCCAGGAATTATCTTTTGCAACTCAAGGAACTAATTGGTTCATTTGAAGGATTTATAGGCAGGTCCAAAACTGCTCAGTATGGTTTGGTAAAGTTTGATTTTGGAGAAATTAAAGATATAGAAACTCAGGAAGATATTGATGACGAATATATCATTTATGCTTTGTCTCCTATAATAGTTTACAATTGCTATGGTTTTACAGAGCCTTCGGAAAGGGTTTTAAAATCTTACTTGGCAAAAATTTTAGAATGTAAAGAAGAAGATATAGAAATCATGAGCTCTGCTGCAAAGGTTGAACGATTAGAAAATTTTGTTGGAGTATGGAAAATGAAAAGCAGTTCTGAAATAGCTTATGCTGCGGGTTCTTGTTTTAGAATTAAATTAAGATGTCAAATTAGGGATTTTAAAGATAAAATAAATGAAATTCTTATTAATGGTATAGGTGAGAAGACGCAAAATGGTTATGGTAGGGTAAAAATTTATTTTGATTTAGCTAAGAAATATCAAAAAAGAGATTCTAAAGAGGAACATAAAGAAAAAGTTATAATTAATAAAAGTGTTAATCTCATTGAGGATATAGTGAAGTCAGATTTATTTATGTGGGCTAAAATTAAAGGCTTTGAAAAAGCCAGAGAGTTTGACAAGAAAAAAGAAATTTCTAGCCATTTAATAGGCAGGTTAGAGAATTTATTGTCAGATTCTAAAAATTTAGACACATGGAAAAAAGGTCTTTCAAAATTTAGCGACAAACAAGCAGGAAAAAAATTAAAAAAAGTTAGATTGTGGGATGAATTGTTTGATGAAAATAGCAAAGTGGATATCACTGTTAAATTATATAATTCTCTTGCTGAAGAAAGGGACTTTAATAAATATTTTCATAAAAGTATTTTCGGAAATCTAAAGTGGAATATAGAGCAAGATACAGATTTTCTTTGGGAATTTTTCAAAGCATATTGGCTTTCTTTTCTGCGATATTTAAGGTTATTTAAAAAACGGGAGGAAGAAGTTAATGTGCAAAATTAA
- the csx19 gene encoding type III-D CRISPR-associated protein Csx19 yields MIMLKKMYEVKKISSCVNLIGEIEKEKIIEIISSYFFNASIVFWLDYEVLFGTFESGKLRFYKELSRDFGKYLLKARIFDENKELYLWRNNNLVLKGRLRKDYVGEHKVDEHKVEYIDVIDAQQVMFGKNFYDLKNGFVEVSEPRGIKYIVPKEFLLGEKLTQSDMRLILYTRNYIGYNEIGQAGFIDYRFVKIEARGGEQNG; encoded by the coding sequence ATGATTATGTTAAAGAAAATGTATGAGGTCAAAAAAATATCTTCTTGTGTCAATCTTATAGGTGAAATAGAGAAAGAAAAGATTATAGAAATAATTTCTTCATATTTTTTTAATGCTAGCATTGTATTTTGGTTAGATTACGAAGTATTGTTTGGAACATTTGAAAGTGGCAAACTAAGATTTTATAAAGAACTTTCCAGGGATTTTGGAAAATATCTTTTGAAGGCAAGAATCTTTGATGAGAATAAAGAATTATATCTTTGGAGGAATAACAATTTGGTGCTAAAAGGAAGGTTAAGAAAAGATTATGTTGGTGAACATAAAGTAGATGAGCATAAAGTAGAGTATATTGATGTTATTGATGCACAACAGGTGATGTTTGGTAAGAATTTTTATGACCTTAAAAATGGCTTTGTCGAAGTTTCTGAGCCAAGAGGGATCAAATATATTGTTCCCAAAGAATTTTTACTAGGTGAAAAGTTGACCCAATCTGATATGAGATTAATTTTATATACTCGAAACTATATAGGTTACAACGAAATTGGACAAGCTGGATTTATAGATTACCGGTTTGTAAAGATTGAAGCGAGGGGAGGAGAACAAAATGGATAA
- the istA gene encoding IS21-like element ISCbe3 family transposase, with protein MQNLTAHLNMIRAMKMKPNFSELARIYGMDRRTVKKYYEGYEGKPKNRNKPSKLDKYYDEIKSKLAIKGVTVKGVYEYLKSKDETIGTYSNFNKYVKKKGLKPEKKIKGHPRFETDPGEQAQVDWKENIKLVSRNGEEFIINVLDFKLGYSRYCCFEINRTKTQEELIETLIRIFKDIGGVPREILFDNTAAVVDITGEKIKVNSRFKSFAKDFGFEVKLCKPRHSYTKGKVEAANKFIDWILPYQGEFETEEDLVRIIKEINAKVNMQPNQTTQVPPALLFQKEKEYLQPLPDKRLIDSYLNSYKSVKVQKDSLIYYKGSKYSVPPEYIGKTVQVKEVENKIYIYYNTNLLRIHVIDEKNINYHDEDYKQLMLMRVGQREELNKICEENLKKFDNLLKT; from the coding sequence ATGCAGAACTTAACAGCACATTTAAACATGATAAGGGCGATGAAAATGAAACCTAACTTTTCAGAACTTGCAAGAATATATGGGATGGATAGAAGAACAGTTAAAAAATATTATGAGGGTTATGAAGGAAAACCTAAGAATAGAAATAAACCAAGTAAATTGGACAAATACTATGATGAGATAAAATCAAAGCTTGCTATCAAAGGAGTTACAGTCAAGGGTGTTTATGAGTATTTAAAATCAAAAGATGAGACAATAGGAACATATTCAAACTTCAATAAGTATGTTAAGAAAAAAGGATTAAAGCCAGAGAAGAAAATAAAAGGTCACCCAAGATTTGAGACAGATCCAGGTGAGCAAGCGCAAGTTGATTGGAAAGAGAATATAAAGCTTGTCTCAAGAAATGGAGAGGAGTTTATCATTAATGTTCTTGATTTTAAATTAGGTTATTCAAGGTATTGCTGCTTTGAGATAAACAGGACAAAAACTCAAGAAGAATTAATAGAAACTCTAATAAGAATATTCAAAGATATAGGCGGAGTACCGAGAGAGATTTTATTTGACAATACAGCAGCAGTTGTTGATATAACAGGTGAGAAAATTAAAGTAAATTCAAGATTTAAAAGTTTTGCAAAAGACTTTGGGTTTGAAGTGAAACTGTGCAAACCAAGACATTCGTACACAAAAGGAAAAGTTGAAGCAGCAAACAAGTTCATAGATTGGATACTGCCATATCAGGGTGAATTTGAAACAGAAGAGGACTTAGTAAGGATAATAAAAGAGATAAACGCAAAGGTCAATATGCAGCCAAATCAAACAACCCAAGTTCCACCTGCTCTTCTGTTTCAAAAAGAAAAAGAGTATTTACAACCCTTGCCAGACAAAAGGTTAATAGACAGTTACCTAAATTCCTACAAGTCAGTTAAAGTCCAAAAGGACTCTCTGATTTACTACAAGGGAAGTAAATACTCTGTTCCACCCGAATACATAGGAAAGACAGTCCAAGTAAAGGAGGTGGAAAACAAAATTTATATTTATTATAACACAAACCTGTTAAGGATACATGTTATTGATGAAAAAAATATCAATTATCACGATGAAGATTACAAGCAGCTAATGCTAATGAGAGTTGGTCAAAGAGAAGAGCTTAACAAGATATGTGAGGAAAACCTAAAGAAATTTGATAATCTGTTGAAAACCTAA
- a CDS encoding Cas10/Cmr2 second palm domain-containing protein: MNNCVAVLIDTVSIQEYIFSSNKLKDNIGASFIVDNIYKDQLKRALEIVFKASNININTWRENPDIIQITQNKVEFEVGYIGGGNALILFKEGERYNRVEKAKEFVRTFTKMLLEEVPGVKTAFGIAADFNLDKFEDSMKKLHKELQMNKNKFFSLVTLQKHGFTLDCPRTDESAEFDKKDEEESFISAVAKAKIEVSKKARERMKECYLKNYENEYLFTDEIDKLGQQKNSKNYIAIVHIDGNKIGEKFKKCESLQEIRKLSIDVENASQSSFKRIIEEVVDKIKKKIISKENGFYLSSEDEKTVLPLIPVLIAGDEVTFVCEGRLGIWLAEKYIKELMNYKIQNSVFSACAGVSIVKSKYPFYRAYLIAEGLLSRAKRKSRENGNSSYLDFFVSSGGCSGEIDDILEKHFSTINGNLHFGPYKVDSDCDTNCYNDDSLKYLKENIKGLLKFPRNKLMRLREALFEEKEIRKLILEEFSVKDLNLPKLPFKKDYITDLWENKKTPYFDAIEAIDFYPEGLLNE, from the coding sequence ATGAATAACTGCGTAGCAGTTTTAATTGATACAGTTTCTATTCAGGAATACATTTTTTCGAGCAATAAGTTAAAGGACAATATAGGAGCTTCATTTATTGTAGATAACATTTATAAAGACCAACTAAAAAGAGCTCTTGAAATAGTATTTAAGGCTTCAAACATAAATATTAATACATGGAGAGAAAACCCTGACATTATACAAATAACTCAGAATAAAGTGGAATTTGAAGTTGGTTATATTGGTGGAGGTAATGCTTTGATACTTTTCAAAGAAGGTGAAAGATATAATAGAGTAGAAAAGGCTAAGGAATTTGTTAGAACATTTACAAAAATGTTATTGGAAGAGGTACCTGGGGTAAAAACTGCTTTTGGGATAGCAGCTGACTTTAATTTGGACAAGTTTGAAGATTCAATGAAAAAACTTCATAAAGAATTACAAATGAATAAAAACAAATTTTTTTCTTTAGTTACTCTTCAGAAGCATGGTTTTACTTTAGACTGTCCAAGAACTGATGAAAGTGCAGAATTTGATAAGAAAGATGAAGAAGAAAGTTTTATTTCTGCAGTGGCAAAAGCGAAAATTGAAGTAAGCAAAAAGGCCAGAGAGAGGATGAAAGAGTGTTATTTGAAAAATTATGAAAATGAATATTTATTTACAGACGAAATTGATAAACTTGGGCAGCAGAAAAACTCCAAAAACTACATTGCCATTGTTCATATAGATGGAAATAAAATTGGTGAGAAATTCAAAAAATGTGAAAGTCTCCAGGAAATTAGAAAGCTTTCTATTGACGTAGAAAATGCATCTCAAAGTTCTTTTAAAAGAATAATTGAAGAAGTTGTTGATAAGATTAAAAAGAAAATCATTTCAAAAGAAAATGGTTTTTATTTATCTTCCGAGGATGAAAAAACTGTTTTACCTCTTATTCCAGTTCTTATAGCCGGGGATGAAGTAACATTTGTGTGTGAAGGTAGGTTGGGGATTTGGCTTGCTGAAAAGTATATTAAAGAGCTTATGAACTATAAAATACAGAATTCCGTTTTCTCTGCTTGTGCGGGTGTAAGTATTGTAAAAAGTAAATATCCATTTTACAGAGCATATTTGATAGCCGAAGGATTACTTTCAAGAGCCAAAAGGAAATCCCGAGAAAATGGCAATTCTTCTTATTTAGACTTTTTTGTATCTTCAGGTGGTTGTAGTGGCGAAATAGATGATATATTAGAAAAACATTTTTCAACAATAAATGGCAATTTACATTTTGGTCCATACAAGGTAGATTCAGATTGTGACACTAATTGTTATAATGATGATTCATTGAAATATCTTAAAGAAAACATCAAAGGACTTCTCAAGTTTCCCAGAAATAAACTGATGAGACTAAGAGAAGCGTTATTTGAAGAGAAGGAGATTAGGAAGTTGATTCTTGAAGAGTTTAGTGTGAAGGATTTAAATTTACCGAAGCTACCTTTTAAAAAAGATTATATTACCGATTTATGGGAAAACAAAAAAACTCCATATTTTGATGCAATTGAAGCAATTGATTTTTATCCGGAGGGATTGTTGAATGAATAG
- the cas2 gene encoding CRISPR-associated endonuclease Cas2, which translates to MFVIVTYDVNEKRVNKVRKILKKYFTWVQNSVFEGEITLGKLEKCKRELLSVIEKNEDSVYFYEMEYKLVCNKKVLGQEKNYDSIII; encoded by the coding sequence ATATTTGTAATAGTCACATATGATGTCAATGAAAAAAGAGTCAACAAGGTAAGAAAGATTTTGAAAAAATACTTCACATGGGTTCAAAACTCAGTATTCGAAGGTGAAATCACATTGGGCAAGCTTGAAAAATGCAAACGTGAACTTTTATCGGTTATAGAGAAGAATGAAGATTCAGTGTATTTTTATGAGATGGAATATAAACTTGTGTGCAATAAAAAGGTTTTAGGACAAGAAAAGAACTATGATTCTATTATAATTTGA
- a CDS encoding RAMP superfamily CRISPR-associated protein — translation MCKIKGRLILKGILKNESPFVIGKGKGDLIDIEILKGEKGMPYIPATSFIGVLKHHICNEKFDIEDEYTWNYFWGDNVKENDNDSNTGIQSHFMVSDIKLEEEQTGILAIRDGIAIDSRYGVAKEKAKYDYEVVNKNLTWGFCAELILREGVNENLFFKILNTVLNELKQGRVRIGAFTTKGFGKFRLVDCNVYLFVFPKDGEKYLKFLADEENALKELEEFDLSEYGTLQVKDSDDRDFELKAKFTLKSSILINSYGTNTEETGNKEQEDVDKIHIKYNGEPVLPGTSLKGAIKARCVKIINTLIDNKNYILPDKIESLLNDLFGFVDNEGKTKRKQKSRLIVEESIIEGAEESEQTRIKIDRFTGGVIEGALVKSKPVWHKNEEVEMCIKIEKAKEWEIGLILLVLKDLWSEDLPIGGEKSIGRGLLSGKLAQIKYGNKEYIIKQNGRKLEIQGNKAELENFVEQLLKEMGV, via the coding sequence ATGTGCAAAATTAAAGGAAGACTAATTTTAAAAGGAATTTTGAAAAATGAATCGCCTTTTGTAATTGGTAAGGGTAAAGGGGATTTAATAGACATAGAGATTTTAAAAGGTGAAAAGGGAATGCCTTATATTCCAGCTACATCATTTATTGGAGTGCTCAAACATCACATTTGCAATGAAAAATTTGACATTGAAGATGAATATACATGGAATTATTTTTGGGGAGACAATGTAAAAGAAAATGATAATGATTCTAATACAGGCATACAAAGTCATTTTATGGTTAGCGATATAAAATTGGAAGAAGAACAAACTGGGATACTGGCTATCAGAGATGGTATTGCTATTGATTCAAGATATGGGGTTGCCAAAGAAAAAGCAAAGTATGATTATGAAGTAGTTAATAAAAATCTAACATGGGGCTTCTGTGCAGAATTAATTTTAAGAGAAGGAGTTAATGAAAATTTGTTTTTTAAGATATTAAACACTGTTTTAAATGAACTAAAACAGGGGCGTGTGAGAATAGGAGCTTTTACCACTAAGGGTTTTGGGAAATTTAGATTAGTAGATTGTAATGTTTACCTATTTGTGTTCCCTAAAGACGGAGAAAAATATTTAAAGTTTTTAGCAGATGAGGAAAACGCTTTAAAAGAATTAGAAGAGTTTGATTTAAGCGAATATGGTACTCTTCAAGTTAAAGATAGCGATGACAGAGATTTTGAATTAAAGGCCAAGTTTACTCTAAAAAGTTCTATTTTAATAAACAGTTATGGCACGAATACTGAAGAGACAGGAAATAAAGAACAAGAAGATGTAGATAAGATTCATATAAAGTACAATGGTGAGCCTGTATTGCCTGGTACGTCTTTAAAGGGTGCCATTAAAGCAAGATGTGTGAAAATTATAAATACCTTAATTGATAATAAAAATTACATTTTGCCTGACAAAATTGAAAGTCTTCTTAACGACCTTTTTGGATTTGTGGATAATGAAGGCAAAACAAAACGAAAGCAAAAAAGCAGATTGATTGTTGAAGAAAGTATCATAGAGGGAGCAGAGGAAAGTGAACAAACAAGAATAAAAATTGACAGGTTTACAGGAGGAGTTATTGAAGGGGCGTTAGTTAAATCAAAACCTGTATGGCACAAAAATGAAGAAGTAGAAATGTGCATAAAAATTGAAAAAGCCAAAGAATGGGAGATTGGATTAATTTTACTTGTACTTAAGGATTTATGGTCTGAAGATTTACCAATAGGTGGTGAAAAAAGTATAGGAAGGGGGCTTTTGAGCGGCAAATTAGCTCAAATTAAGTATGGAAATAAAGAATATATAATAAAACAGAATGGCAGAAAATTAGAAATCCAAGGCAACAAAGCTGAGCTTGAAAATTTTGTAGAACAACTTTTAAAGGAAATGGGGGTGTAA
- the istB gene encoding IS21-like element ISCsa9 family helper ATPase IstB produces MLGKLKDLKLSGIIKSFDLRVEEAIKNNFSYQEFFEILINDEVSNRRINSNQKRISKARFPWHKTLEEYNFSYQPSINKRFIYNLATCEFVRKKENVAFIGPPGTGKTHLAIAIGLKAVALGYRVLFTTANEMLEELYISRADNSYQQKLKNYVNVDLLIIDELGLRKFNQSSVDDFYEIISKRYERGSIIITTNKVFEEWPTIFYDPVLATAILDRFVHHCHFVVIKGESYRMKQREGAIKALTDDSKNESNQLNNDN; encoded by the coding sequence TTGTTGGGGAAGCTAAAGGATTTGAAATTATCTGGGATAATAAAGAGTTTTGATTTAAGGGTAGAGGAAGCTATTAAGAATAACTTTTCGTATCAAGAGTTTTTTGAGATATTGATAAATGATGAAGTGAGTAACAGGAGAATAAACAGTAATCAAAAGAGGATAAGCAAAGCGAGGTTTCCATGGCACAAGACATTAGAAGAATACAATTTTAGTTATCAGCCTTCAATTAATAAGAGGTTTATATACAATTTGGCGACCTGTGAATTTGTCCGCAAGAAAGAAAATGTGGCCTTCATAGGACCGCCAGGAACGGGAAAAACACATCTTGCAATAGCGATAGGACTTAAAGCCGTAGCACTTGGATATAGAGTTTTGTTTACCACAGCAAATGAGATGTTAGAAGAGTTGTATATTTCAAGAGCGGATAATTCGTATCAACAAAAGTTAAAAAACTATGTTAATGTGGATTTGTTAATAATAGATGAGCTGGGCTTAAGGAAATTTAATCAAAGCAGTGTAGATGATTTTTATGAGATAATATCAAAGAGGTATGAGAGAGGATCGATAATAATAACTACAAACAAGGTATTTGAAGAGTGGCCGACGATATTTTATGATCCAGTTTTAGCGACAGCGATTTTAGATAGATTTGTACATCACTGTCATTTTGTAGTTATCAAAGGTGAAAGTTATAGGATGAAGCAAAGGGAGGGTGCTATAAAAGCTTTAACAGATGATTCCAAGAATGAGTCAAATCAGTTAAATAATGATAATTAA